The sequence GGACAGGCCCGCCACGAGCGCCGCCTCGCGCCCGAGCACCGCGTCGACGGAGCGCTCGATCAGGGCGTGCCCCTCGGCCGTCAGCGCGACCAGGACCGTACGACCGCCGGTCGGCGCGGGGCCGCGGCTGACCAGGCCGCCGTCCTCCGCGCGGGCGACCCGCTGCGAGACGGCGCCGGCCGTGACCAGGGTGCGGCGGGCGATCTCGCGGGTGGACAGGGTGTAGGGCGGTCCCGCGCGGCGGAGTACGGAGAGCAGGTCGAGGGTGGCCGCGTCGATCCCGGCGGCGCGCAGCACCCGGGCGCGATCGTCGGCGAAGAGTTTCGCCAGCCGCCAGATGGGGGTGACGACCTCGATCGACGTGGTCGGGGTGCCCGGGCGCTCACGCTGCCAGGCGGCCGCGATGTCGGCGGCGGGGTAGGGCGGTGGGGCGCCGGATGGAGCGCCCGGCGGGGCGTCGGCCGATACGTAGGCGCATCCACTGCTACGGCCGCTGCCGGTATCGGCATCGGCTGACACGTCGGCTTCGTCGTCGGCCATGGCGGATTCCCCTCTTGCCGCTGCACCCCACGCTATGTTTAGTTCTAAACGTAGCAGCTCGGCACCGCACCCCGACACCTCGACCAGGAGCGATCCCTTGACCCGTACCGTCCTCGTCACCGGAGGAAGCGGCGGCATCGGCCGCGCCATCGCCGCGCGCTTCGCCGCCGACCGCGCCCAGGTCGTGGTAACCGGGCGGCACGCCGACACGGTGGAGCGAACCGCCAAGGACCTGGGCGTGCGCGGCGTGGTCTGCGATGCGACCGACCCGACCCAGACTGCGGCGCTCGCCGAGCAACTGACCACAGTGGACGTGCTGGTCAACGCGGCCGGCGGGCTGCCCGCGCCGGCCCCCGACGGCGCGCCGCCGCTGGAGGCCCTGCTCGCCGAGTGGAGCTCCAGCCTCAGCCGCAACCTGCTCAGCGCGGTACTGACCACGGCTTCCGTGCGGGACAGGCTCACGGACGGCGGCGCGGTGATCAGCATCGGTTCGATCGGCGCCGAGCGGCGCGGCGGATCGTACGGCGCGGCCAAGGCGGCCCTCGGCGCCTGGAACACCTCCCTGTCCGCGCAGCTCGCCCCGCACGGCGTCACCAGCAACGTGATCTCCCCCGGCTACGTCACCGGCACGGACTTCTTCCGCGGCGGCATGACCGACGCCCGCCACACCGCCCTGGTCCAGGAGACCCACAACCAGCGCCCCGGCACCCCCGACGACATCGCCGAGACCGCCTTCTTCCTCGCCTCCCCCGGCGCGCGCCACATCACCGCCCAGACCCTCCACGTCAACGGCGGCGCCTTCACCACTCGTTGACCGGGCCTGCGGCGATGTTCCGCCGGCAGTGAAGATCGGCCCGACCCGGCCCGACCCTGACTACCCTTCGATCCCATGACGACGGTCACCACCCGGACGGTCACGTACCAGGACCGCCGGCGCCGGTGTAGGTTCCGCGATTGAGTGTCGAATGGCGGAGCGTTGAGCTGGGGTTTCCTTCGAGTCCGCGTCAGTTGTCGTCGACATCTGTCCGCGCGGTCATGTCCAATCCTCGTGGGCAGCCGTTCGCGCCGAGGACGATCCAGTCGAGTATGGATCCGAGGAGGGCATGGAGTTCTTGCTCGGTATGGAGGTCCCGGTGCTCGGGACGGTTGTCACCGCTGCCGAGGTCCACG comes from Streptomyces sp. NBC_00448 and encodes:
- a CDS encoding SDR family NAD(P)-dependent oxidoreductase, producing the protein MTRTVLVTGGSGGIGRAIAARFAADRAQVVVTGRHADTVERTAKDLGVRGVVCDATDPTQTAALAEQLTTVDVLVNAAGGLPAPAPDGAPPLEALLAEWSSSLSRNLLSAVLTTASVRDRLTDGGAVISIGSIGAERRGGSYGAAKAALGAWNTSLSAQLAPHGVTSNVISPGYVTGTDFFRGGMTDARHTALVQETHNQRPGTPDDIAETAFFLASPGARHITAQTLHVNGGAFTTR
- a CDS encoding MarR family winged helix-turn-helix transcriptional regulator, giving the protein MADDEADVSADADTGSGRSSGCAYVSADAPPGAPSGAPPPYPAADIAAAWQRERPGTPTTSIEVVTPIWRLAKLFADDRARVLRAAGIDAATLDLLSVLRRAGPPYTLSTREIARRTLVTAGAVSQRVARAEDGGLVSRGPAPTGGRTVLVALTAEGHALIERSVDAVLGREAALVAGLSPQESALLVGLLDKLSTDVRARMS